The proteins below are encoded in one region of Buttiauxella gaviniae:
- the ssb1 gene encoding single-stranded DNA-binding protein SSB1 → MASRGVNKVILVGNLGNDPEVRYMPNGGAVANITLATSESWRDKQTGETKEKTEWHRVVLFGKLAEVAGEYLRKGSQVYIEGALQTRKWTDQAGVEKYTTEVVVNVGGTMQMLGGRAGGAGAAAGGNAGQQQGGWGQPQQPQGGNQFSGGGAPQQARPQQSAPAPSNNEPPMDFDDDIPF, encoded by the coding sequence ATGGCCAGCAGAGGCGTAAACAAGGTGATTCTCGTCGGGAATCTGGGTAATGACCCGGAAGTGCGCTACATGCCAAATGGTGGCGCAGTTGCCAACATTACTCTGGCCACGTCAGAGTCCTGGCGCGATAAGCAAACCGGCGAAACGAAAGAAAAAACTGAATGGCACCGTGTAGTGCTGTTCGGCAAACTTGCTGAAGTTGCGGGTGAATACCTGCGTAAAGGTTCCCAGGTTTATATCGAAGGTGCACTGCAAACCCGTAAATGGACTGACCAGGCTGGCGTTGAAAAATACACCACCGAAGTCGTCGTTAACGTGGGTGGCACCATGCAGATGTTGGGTGGCCGTGCAGGTGGGGCAGGTGCAGCAGCAGGCGGTAACGCAGGCCAGCAGCAAGGTGGTTGGGGTCAGCCTCAGCAGCCACAGGGCGGTAACCAGTTCAGCGGTGGCGGCGCACCACAGCAGGCGCGTCCTCAGCAGAGCGCTCCGGCTCCGTCTAACAATGAACCACCGATGGACTTCGACGACGATATTCCATTCTGA
- a CDS encoding M20 aminoacylase family protein, whose protein sequence is MTDCIIPEIKASEDEMIAIRHYLHANPELSLEEFKTSDLVAKQLETWGYNVTRGLGTTGVVGSLKKGDSNKSIGLRADMDALPIFEETHLPWASTVPGKMHACGHDGHTTILLAAAKYIASKECEFNGTVHLIFQPAEEAIGGADLMIKDGLFDRFPCDRVFALHNMPGLPTGKLGFYSGNFMASADTVKITITGYGGHGAYPHRTVDPIVTGAALITALQTIVSRNVTPGETAIVTVGTFNSGIASNVIPESAVMELTVRAMKPEIRDLLIKRIEELADFTAKSFGATCNVEVYDSYPVLINDDEQTAFARELAVEFFGKDAVLDSVLPSTGSEDFAFMLQERPGSYFLLGNGEKGNKGGCMVHNPGYDFNDDIISTGASFFSRLVQNYCR, encoded by the coding sequence ATGACGGATTGTATTATCCCTGAAATAAAAGCATCAGAAGATGAAATGATTGCCATACGGCATTATCTACATGCTAATCCTGAATTAAGTCTGGAGGAGTTTAAAACCAGCGATTTAGTGGCTAAACAGCTTGAAACCTGGGGATACAACGTTACCCGGGGACTTGGCACTACAGGTGTTGTGGGTTCTCTGAAAAAAGGTGATTCGAATAAATCAATTGGCCTGCGCGCGGACATGGACGCGCTGCCAATTTTCGAGGAAACCCATTTACCCTGGGCCAGCACCGTGCCGGGTAAAATGCACGCCTGCGGCCATGATGGGCACACGACAATTTTATTAGCGGCAGCGAAATATATTGCCTCTAAGGAATGTGAGTTTAACGGCACAGTGCACCTTATTTTCCAGCCTGCAGAAGAGGCCATCGGCGGTGCGGATTTAATGATTAAAGACGGGCTATTTGACCGTTTCCCATGCGATCGCGTTTTCGCCCTGCACAATATGCCGGGATTACCGACGGGCAAGTTAGGCTTCTATTCCGGGAATTTCATGGCCTCGGCGGATACGGTAAAAATTACTATCACAGGCTACGGCGGGCATGGTGCTTACCCCCATCGTACCGTTGACCCGATTGTCACCGGGGCCGCATTAATCACCGCGCTACAAACCATTGTTTCCCGCAATGTGACACCAGGCGAAACCGCGATTGTTACCGTCGGAACATTTAATTCTGGTATCGCTTCGAACGTCATCCCGGAAAGTGCCGTCATGGAATTAACTGTACGCGCCATGAAACCGGAAATTCGCGACCTGTTAATTAAAAGAATTGAAGAATTAGCCGATTTTACGGCGAAAAGTTTTGGCGCGACTTGTAATGTGGAAGTCTACGACTCTTATCCCGTGCTAATTAATGATGATGAACAAACGGCATTTGCCAGAGAACTTGCCGTGGAGTTTTTCGGTAAAGACGCGGTGCTTGATTCCGTTCTGCCCTCTACCGGAAGTGAAGATTTTGCCTTTATGCTGCAAGAGCGCCCTGGCAGTTATTTCTTATTAGGCAACGGAGAAAAGGGCAATAAAGGCGGCTGCATGGTGCATAACCCAGGGTATGACTTTAATGATGACATTATTTCCACCGGTGCCTCCTTCTTTTCCCGCTTAGTCCAAAATTATTGTCGTTAA
- a CDS encoding ABC transporter substrate-binding protein codes for MKKFILPLLALLATSSALANDIKEIRFGVDPTFAPFESKDSTGKVVGFDIDLGNAICEKLQAKCVWVENNFDAIIPALQARKFDAILSGMYMTEKRKEQIAFTDKIYNGPVFLVAHKNTPIKPELALLKGKTIGVEQGSAQETYANKNWRNAGVNVVAYQGADLVVQDLESGRIDAAVLSGVMAEYSFLNKPQGKDFAMVGGALQDPELFGAGAAIGLRKDDAQLREALNGAISQILADGTYKKLADKYFSFDIYSGT; via the coding sequence ATGAAGAAATTTATCCTGCCATTACTTGCTCTGCTGGCGACAAGTTCTGCCCTGGCGAACGATATTAAAGAGATCCGTTTTGGCGTCGACCCGACATTTGCTCCTTTTGAATCAAAAGATTCAACCGGTAAAGTCGTGGGTTTTGATATTGATTTAGGCAACGCCATTTGTGAGAAACTCCAGGCTAAATGCGTTTGGGTCGAAAATAACTTCGATGCGATTATTCCTGCCCTTCAGGCGAGAAAGTTTGATGCCATTCTTTCAGGTATGTATATGACCGAGAAGCGCAAAGAGCAGATCGCCTTTACCGATAAAATCTATAATGGCCCCGTTTTCCTGGTGGCGCATAAAAATACCCCCATTAAACCTGAACTTGCATTGCTGAAAGGCAAAACGATTGGTGTTGAGCAGGGCTCTGCCCAGGAAACTTATGCCAATAAAAACTGGCGTAATGCTGGCGTGAATGTGGTTGCCTATCAAGGGGCAGATTTAGTGGTGCAGGATTTGGAGTCCGGGCGAATTGATGCGGCAGTGCTTTCTGGCGTGATGGCGGAATACAGTTTCCTTAATAAGCCGCAGGGGAAAGATTTTGCTATGGTCGGCGGCGCATTACAGGACCCGGAATTATTTGGTGCCGGGGCTGCGATCGGTCTGCGAAAAGATGATGCGCAATTACGCGAAGCTCTAAACGGCGCGATTAGCCAGATCCTTGCCGATGGCACTTATAAAAAACTGGCGGATAAATACTTTAGTTTCGATATTTATTCCGGTACGTGA
- a CDS encoding YjcB family protein, protein MAAITTSVLLMRWPLVSAVLMFLASTLNIQFRKSDYTFLAVVSSGLGLAASLWFATGLLGLSLADFPVIWASFKDIMIEISSHAPPEWPMVLT, encoded by the coding sequence ATGGCGGCAATTACCACCAGCGTTTTGCTAATGCGCTGGCCTTTAGTCAGTGCGGTTCTGATGTTTTTAGCCAGCACGTTGAACATTCAATTTCGTAAATCTGACTACACGTTTTTGGCGGTAGTAAGCAGCGGACTCGGCCTCGCCGCGTCATTGTGGTTTGCGACCGGTTTATTAGGCTTGTCACTAGCCGATTTCCCGGTGATTTGGGCATCGTTCAAAGACATTATGATTGAGATATCAAGCCATGCTCCACCGGAATGGCCGATGGTGTTGACCTGA
- the soxS gene encoding superoxide response transcriptional regulator SoxS: MAHQDIIHTLTEWIDDHIDQPLNIDVVAKKSGYSKWYLQRMFRTVKRQTLGEYIRQRRLLMAAKELRNSQRPIFDIAMDYGYVSQQTFSRVFRREFDRTPTDYRHHA; the protein is encoded by the coding sequence ATGGCACATCAGGATATTATTCACACATTGACTGAATGGATTGACGATCACATTGATCAACCGCTGAACATTGACGTTGTGGCAAAAAAATCTGGTTATTCAAAATGGTATCTTCAGCGGATGTTCCGTACGGTGAAGCGCCAGACGTTGGGTGAATACATTCGGCAGCGTCGCCTGCTGATGGCGGCCAAAGAGTTGCGTAACAGCCAACGGCCGATTTTTGATATCGCTATGGATTACGGTTATGTGTCGCAGCAAACATTTTCACGCGTATTCCGCCGTGAGTTTGACCGCACGCCAACCGACTATCGCCACCACGCCTGA